A window from Trinickia violacea encodes these proteins:
- a CDS encoding DUF3658 domain-containing protein: MMTDPSLAAHGDPNLFKVVNVTFSHDSYSLVKDFITKKGIDEEVEFACDAMHLGPIEYSSISFRREWLEIHFGIEITEDQMLTSERTYAALKESIEHGIHMVAWVNTNDSVEYANFLHWIDRCDPKNILLARPDFPGRDDLNNPAADPVTIMNSIRESAELIQPDLLNRYREQWAGLKSENAAFRLFDEENNFRSFSIDAFDQILISSISADWDSMPEILLRAIRKCWATKLSIPGDLIFCHRIIELAKHSPGLEMRGDSSAPMQLEFRSIS, encoded by the coding sequence ATGATGACCGACCCTAGCCTTGCCGCACATGGAGACCCCAATCTTTTCAAAGTCGTCAACGTCACCTTTTCACATGACTCATATTCCCTCGTTAAGGACTTCATAACTAAAAAAGGAATCGATGAGGAGGTTGAGTTTGCGTGCGACGCAATGCACCTAGGACCGATTGAATACAGCAGCATATCTTTCCGCCGGGAGTGGTTAGAAATTCACTTCGGCATCGAAATCACTGAAGATCAGATGCTCACGAGCGAAAGAACATACGCAGCCTTAAAAGAGTCAATTGAGCATGGAATACACATGGTAGCCTGGGTCAACACCAATGACTCCGTTGAATATGCAAATTTTTTGCACTGGATTGATCGCTGCGATCCCAAAAATATTTTGCTAGCGCGCCCGGACTTTCCCGGACGCGATGATCTGAACAACCCCGCTGCGGACCCGGTGACGATAATGAACTCTATCCGCGAGTCGGCAGAACTTATTCAGCCGGATTTGTTAAATAGATATCGAGAACAATGGGCTGGGCTGAAATCGGAAAACGCTGCATTCCGCCTTTTTGATGAAGAAAATAATTTCAGATCTTTTTCCATCGATGCATTTGATCAAATACTAATTTCCTCCATTTCGGCGGACTGGGACAGTATGCCAGAAATTCTGCTAAGAGCAATTCGAAAGTGCTGGGCTACCAAGCTCTCCATTCCCGGCGACTTAATCTTTTGCCATCGAATAATTGAGCTTGCTAAACATTCACCTGGGCTCGAAATGCGAGGTGATTCAAGCGCTCCAATGCAACTCGAATTTCGCTCAATTTCATGA
- a CDS encoding AAA family ATPase, whose amino-acid sequence MSLVVSGFFAEGYRSLQRIAIPLGKLNVFVGQNGVGKTNLYRALELLQASASGQLSYELASEGGMESVLFAGRRNNSKPARLILRVELSDSRTDELQYEYEVSIGLVPQIGGNVSGAAFAFEPQVKEETLLHHNRGREYALLQRRNSALTVVNDDGVKSSVGIDLLASETALAHIQDPDRYPALHTVRRSLMDWRFYHDFRTDSASPLRRDCLAVASPTLDSNGSNLAAVFATLAHIREDTAELEEAVNDAFPGAVLDIPRPGRTASFGLRFPDYPLRTFNAIELSDGTLRYLALIGTLLAYRLPAFLALNEPEASLHPDLLRPLARLIVRASKRTQVWLVTHSQELADALAEEGGIRALHVIKENGRTWIRGLTITGEFRDT is encoded by the coding sequence ATGTCGTTAGTTGTGAGTGGCTTCTTTGCCGAAGGATATCGATCGCTTCAACGCATCGCCATTCCTCTAGGAAAACTAAATGTTTTCGTGGGTCAAAATGGGGTTGGAAAGACCAACCTCTATCGAGCCTTGGAGCTGCTTCAAGCGTCCGCGTCCGGACAGCTATCGTACGAGTTAGCATCCGAGGGTGGCATGGAGTCAGTTTTGTTCGCGGGGCGGAGGAATAACAGCAAACCTGCTCGGCTCATTTTGCGGGTTGAACTGTCGGATTCGCGCACCGACGAACTTCAATACGAGTATGAAGTCTCGATTGGCCTTGTTCCTCAGATCGGTGGCAATGTATCCGGGGCCGCTTTCGCCTTCGAACCGCAAGTCAAAGAGGAAACACTTCTGCACCACAACCGGGGACGTGAGTATGCTTTGCTTCAGAGACGCAATTCAGCACTGACTGTCGTCAACGACGACGGAGTCAAATCGTCCGTCGGGATTGATCTGCTTGCTTCGGAAACAGCGCTTGCTCACATTCAGGACCCAGACCGTTACCCGGCGTTGCACACGGTTCGTCGCAGTTTGATGGACTGGCGCTTCTATCATGATTTCCGCACCGACTCGGCGTCCCCATTGCGTCGAGACTGCCTTGCCGTCGCCAGTCCAACACTCGATTCGAATGGATCAAACCTTGCCGCGGTGTTTGCAACGCTAGCACATATTCGTGAGGACACAGCAGAGCTCGAGGAAGCGGTCAATGATGCATTTCCTGGCGCCGTCCTTGACATTCCTCGCCCTGGCAGGACGGCGTCATTCGGCCTGCGCTTCCCCGATTACCCGCTCCGAACATTCAATGCGATCGAACTATCGGATGGCACGCTTCGTTACCTTGCGCTGATAGGCACTCTACTTGCGTACCGCCTACCGGCGTTCCTCGCGCTCAACGAGCCAGAGGCGAGCTTGCACCCAGACCTGCTTCGCCCCTTGGCAAGACTAATCGTGCGAGCCTCAAAGCGAACGCAAGTTTGGCTCGTCACCCATTCTCAAGAGCTGGCGGATGCCCTCGCCGAAGAAGGCGGCATACGTGCACTGCATGTAATTAAGGAGAACGGCCGGACATGGATAAGGGGCCTGACGATTACAGGCGAGTTTAGAGATACGTGA
- a CDS encoding DsbC family protein: protein MIQRNFVVVLAIFLVMPGCSMRDDGIISDLEATLRSRLGDEMTIRSVLKSPIAGLYEVDLGDRIIYSDATGDRLLVGEIFDSKNRSNLTESRFSEINKIDFSALPFSDALKVVRGNGSRKLAVFSDPNCPYCKQLEAELESIDNVTIYTFLYPVLSPDSVEKSRAIWCSPDRTQAWGDWMLDHRKPTTTNICKTDVIERNIALGHSLNVKGTPTVFLSDGRRLPGALSIEKLEQQLVVAVAAKKAE, encoded by the coding sequence ATGATTCAACGCAATTTCGTAGTCGTATTGGCGATATTTTTAGTGATGCCGGGTTGTTCAATGAGAGATGATGGAATCATCAGCGATCTCGAAGCGACTTTACGGTCTCGACTTGGCGACGAAATGACAATCAGAAGCGTGCTAAAGTCACCCATCGCCGGACTCTACGAAGTAGATCTTGGAGATCGTATTATTTATAGTGACGCAACAGGTGATCGTCTACTGGTGGGAGAAATTTTTGATAGCAAAAACCGATCAAATTTAACAGAATCACGCTTCTCAGAAATCAATAAGATAGATTTCTCGGCTCTTCCATTTTCTGACGCATTGAAAGTGGTGAGAGGCAATGGTAGTCGCAAGCTTGCAGTATTCAGCGATCCAAACTGCCCGTATTGCAAACAACTAGAAGCGGAGCTGGAATCAATCGATAACGTGACGATTTACACTTTCCTGTATCCGGTGCTATCCCCAGACTCTGTCGAGAAGTCCAGGGCTATCTGGTGCTCGCCCGACCGAACGCAGGCATGGGGGGACTGGATGCTAGATCACCGAAAGCCGACCACCACCAACATTTGCAAGACAGACGTTATAGAAAGAAATATCGCACTTGGCCACTCTTTAAATGTAAAAGGAACTCCGACCGTGTTTCTTTCGGATGGACGTCGACTGCCCGGCGCATTATCAATCGAAAAGCTAGAACAACAACTAGTAGTGGCAGTCGCTGCAAAAAAAGCTGAATAA
- the macA gene encoding macrolide transporter subunit MacA: protein MKEIRRPRIMAALGVIALILLAVVYHLFFSSDKNPQYLTAQVARADLEDAVLASGTLQAFKQVDVGAQVSGQLKSLKVNLGDNVKRDQWLAEIDPVISENTLRQAVANEANLAAQRLATAAQLKQAELGLKRQQQMLPDDATSRQDLEAAQARFDVQRATLASLDAQIRAARIQIETAQASLGYTRISAPMDGEVVAIVTQEGQTVIAQQLAPVILKLAHLDTMTVKAQVSEADVIRIHPGQSAYFTILGDADKRYHGKLRAIEPAPQNFLDMQAGAGGTGSGSSKPNTAVFYNALFEVPNPEHRLRISMTAQVGILLGAAQNVLVIPAAALGPKDKDGAFPVRVLGKDNRVETRKVSTGINNNVKVEVLSGLKEGENVIVGEATDHPEPDAAPSARD from the coding sequence ATGAAAGAAATTCGACGCCCCCGGATCATGGCGGCGCTAGGCGTCATTGCACTGATTCTGCTTGCCGTGGTCTACCACCTGTTTTTCTCCAGCGACAAGAACCCGCAATACCTGACCGCTCAAGTCGCTCGCGCGGATCTGGAAGACGCCGTTCTCGCCTCAGGCACCCTACAGGCGTTCAAGCAAGTCGACGTCGGCGCTCAGGTCTCCGGCCAATTGAAATCGCTGAAGGTGAACCTCGGCGACAACGTGAAAAGGGACCAGTGGCTCGCCGAAATCGATCCGGTCATTTCCGAGAACACGCTGCGTCAGGCCGTGGCGAACGAAGCGAATCTCGCCGCGCAACGGCTCGCCACGGCCGCCCAACTCAAGCAGGCCGAGCTGGGCCTCAAGCGTCAACAGCAAATGCTCCCCGACGATGCGACCTCGCGGCAAGACTTGGAAGCTGCTCAGGCGCGGTTCGACGTGCAACGCGCGACGCTGGCGTCCCTCGACGCACAAATCCGCGCCGCCCGAATCCAGATCGAGACAGCGCAGGCGAGCCTGGGCTATACGCGCATCAGCGCGCCGATGGACGGCGAAGTGGTGGCCATTGTCACGCAGGAAGGCCAGACCGTGATCGCGCAACAGCTGGCTCCGGTGATCCTCAAGCTCGCCCATCTCGACACAATGACGGTTAAAGCGCAGGTATCCGAAGCGGACGTAATCCGCATCCATCCGGGCCAGAGCGCCTACTTCACGATTCTCGGCGACGCGGACAAGCGCTATCACGGCAAGCTGCGGGCAATCGAGCCCGCGCCGCAGAACTTTCTTGATATGCAAGCCGGCGCGGGCGGCACGGGCAGCGGCTCGTCGAAACCGAACACGGCTGTGTTCTACAACGCACTCTTCGAGGTGCCCAACCCCGAGCACCGTTTGCGCATTTCGATGACGGCACAGGTCGGCATTCTGCTCGGCGCAGCGCAGAATGTGCTGGTGATTCCAGCAGCCGCGCTCGGGCCGAAGGACAAAGACGGCGCGTTTCCCGTGCGCGTGCTTGGCAAAGACAATCGTGTCGAAACACGCAAGGTCAGCACGGGCATCAACAACAACGTGAAAGTGGAAGTGCTGTCTGGCTTGAAAGAAGGGGAAAACGTGATTGTCGGCGAGGCGACCGATCATCCCGAGCCCGATGCGGCCCCCAGCGCGAGAGACTGA
- a CDS encoding MacB family efflux pump subunit, translating into MSEPLLQLTNVTRRFPAGDKDVVVLESIDLTIHAGEIVAIIGASGSGKSTLMNILGCLDHPSSGSYRIGGRETSELSNDEFAQLRREYFGFIFQRYHLLPHLSAAANVEMPAVYGGSSHAERRERAQRLLENLGLAARAEHRPSQLSGGQQQRVSIARALMNGGNVILADEPTGALDTKSGQDVIRVLRELNSLGHTVIIVTHDKQVAVHAHRIVEISDGKIVGDHANPQYVENAASRDDTDNNPPPHAAPLAAGIGRFAEAFKMAWAALVSHRLRTLLTMLGIIIGITSVVSIVAIGEGAKRYMLSEISSIGTNTIDIYPGRGWGDSRAGDIQTLAPADASALAEQHYVDSATPITSRSLMLRYRNIDLNAMVNGVGERFFQVNNVSLGTGISFSAEDVRRQAQVAVIDRNTQRQLFGTSINPLGQIILIDNQPCVVIGVAAEKKSAFGSTKDLNIWVPFTTASTRLFGQQFLDSIRVRVRDGQPSAAAESSLTTLLSQRHGRKDFYMDNMDSIVKTVENTGRSMTLLLSLIAVISLVVGGIGVMNIMLVSVTERTREIGIRMAVGARQTDILQQFLVEAVMVCLMGGAIGIVMSFAMSFVFSLFVDQWKMVFSASSIVSAFLCSTLIGIVFGFMPALNASRLDPIDALARD; encoded by the coding sequence ATGTCGGAACCACTGCTACAGCTGACAAACGTCACGCGCCGCTTTCCGGCGGGCGACAAGGATGTCGTCGTACTCGAGAGCATCGACCTGACAATCCACGCAGGCGAAATTGTCGCGATCATCGGCGCATCGGGTTCGGGCAAGTCGACACTCATGAACATCCTCGGCTGCCTCGACCATCCGAGTTCCGGTAGCTATCGAATCGGAGGGCGCGAAACCAGCGAATTATCCAACGACGAGTTCGCGCAATTGCGCCGCGAGTATTTCGGCTTCATCTTCCAGCGCTACCATCTGCTGCCGCACCTAAGCGCGGCGGCCAATGTCGAAATGCCGGCCGTCTATGGAGGCAGCTCGCACGCCGAGCGGCGCGAGCGCGCGCAGCGATTGCTCGAAAACCTCGGCCTCGCCGCACGCGCCGAGCATCGGCCGAGCCAGCTCTCGGGCGGCCAGCAGCAACGCGTGTCCATCGCGCGCGCGCTCATGAACGGCGGCAACGTGATCCTCGCCGACGAACCAACAGGCGCGCTCGATACGAAAAGCGGTCAGGACGTTATCCGCGTGCTGCGCGAGCTGAACTCGCTCGGCCACACCGTCATCATCGTCACGCACGACAAGCAGGTCGCGGTGCACGCGCATCGCATCGTCGAGATCAGCGACGGCAAAATCGTCGGTGACCACGCCAATCCGCAATACGTCGAAAACGCCGCGAGCCGTGACGATACGGACAACAACCCGCCACCGCACGCGGCCCCGCTCGCTGCAGGAATCGGCCGTTTCGCCGAGGCGTTCAAGATGGCGTGGGCCGCTCTCGTCTCCCATCGGCTGCGCACGCTCTTGACGATGCTCGGCATCATCATCGGCATCACGTCGGTGGTGTCGATCGTCGCCATCGGCGAAGGAGCGAAGCGGTACATGCTCAGCGAAATCAGCAGCATCGGCACCAACACCATCGATATTTATCCTGGCCGCGGCTGGGGTGACAGCCGCGCCGGCGATATCCAGACGCTGGCGCCGGCCGACGCGTCGGCGCTCGCCGAGCAACACTACGTCGACAGCGCGACGCCAATCACATCGCGCAGTCTCATGCTGCGATATCGCAACATCGATTTGAACGCGATGGTCAACGGCGTCGGTGAACGTTTTTTCCAGGTCAACAACGTATCGCTCGGCACGGGGATCTCGTTCAGCGCCGAAGACGTCCGCCGTCAAGCGCAAGTCGCCGTGATCGACCGCAACACGCAGCGCCAGCTGTTCGGCACATCAATCAATCCGCTCGGCCAGATCATCCTGATCGACAACCAGCCGTGCGTCGTGATTGGCGTCGCGGCGGAGAAAAAATCGGCGTTTGGCTCGACGAAAGACCTCAACATCTGGGTGCCGTTCACCACAGCGAGCACCCGTCTGTTCGGACAGCAGTTTCTCGACAGCATCCGAGTCAGAGTTCGCGACGGCCAACCCAGCGCCGCCGCCGAGAGCAGCTTAACCACGCTCTTGAGTCAGCGGCACGGCCGAAAGGACTTCTATATGGACAACATGGACAGCATCGTCAAAACAGTCGAAAACACGGGCCGATCGATGACGCTGCTGCTTTCGCTTATCGCGGTGATTTCGCTCGTCGTCGGAGGGATCGGCGTGATGAACATCATGCTTGTGTCCGTCACCGAGCGCACCCGCGAAATCGGCATCCGCATGGCGGTCGGCGCGCGCCAGACGGACATCCTGCAGCAGTTCCTTGTCGAAGCCGTAATGGTGTGCCTGATGGGCGGTGCAATCGGCATTGTGATGTCGTTCGCGATGAGTTTCGTGTTCTCTCTGTTTGTGGATCAATGGAAAATGGTGTTCTCGGCCAGCTCGATCGTCTCGGCATTCTTGTGCTCGACGCTGATCGGCATCGTGTTCGGCTTCATGCCGGCTCTCAACGCATCGCGGCTCGATCCGATCGATGCACTCGCTCGCGATTGA